A single Lactuca sativa cultivar Salinas chromosome 8, Lsat_Salinas_v11, whole genome shotgun sequence DNA region contains:
- the LOC111884116 gene encoding uncharacterized protein LOC111884116 codes for MTGKGVMRVYSLVIKNSKLDWFLAFKAVVDRFQGLQEATLNRKLSDHYPIFRHDLKVDYGPTSFNLFNSWLIMDGFDDLNKIWDSHFRAKEACKAKKVQLESRLADIDSSIDGGLSSIDLVNERKSIIRELGSLKKVDAADLAQKPKVQWLVKGDENSAFFHGMLKNKRWQALIRGVSVGGEWVSDPVFVKN; via the exons ATGACTGGGAAGGGAGTTATGAGGGTTTACTCTTTGGTGATCAAAAATAGTAAATTAGATTGGTTCTTGGCTTTTAAAGCAGTGGTTGATAGGTTTCAAGGTTTGCAGGAGGCAACTTTAAATAGGAAGTTATCTGATCATTATCCTATTTTTCGTCATGATTTGAAGGTTGATTATGGTCCTACTTCTTTTAATCTCTTTAATTCTTGGTTGATAATGGATGgttttgatgatttg AATAAGATTTGGGATTCACACTTTAGGGCTAAGGAGGCTTGTAAAGCAAAGAAGGTGCAGTTGGAGTCTCGGTTGGCTGATATTGATAGTTCTATTGATGGTGGGCTTTCTTCGATTGATTTGGTAAATGAAAGGAAGAGTATTATTAGGGAGCTTGGGAGTTTAAAAAAGGTTGATGCTGCTGATTTGGCTCAAAAGCCTAAAGTGCAATGGTTGGTTAAAGGGGATGAGAATTCTGCTTTCTTTCATGGtatgttaaaaaataaaagatggCAAGCGTTGATTCGTGGGGTTTCAGTTGGCGGAGAATGGGTGTCGGATCCAGTTTttgttaaaaattaa